One genomic window of Fusarium verticillioides 7600 chromosome 2, whole genome shotgun sequence includes the following:
- a CDS encoding oxidoreductase, giving the protein MGSVEANGHQKILINVGAKNVPFYTPIQDPPAGTPWDVQPEGSLFSPLKLRGLTLHNRIIVSPMCQYSAKDGYMTPWHKQHLGSFAARGPGLIITEVNAVSPEGRISPQDAGIWQDGQIEPLKEIVDFVHSQGARIAIQMGHAGRKASTVVPWLDRKNTAVKEAGGWPDEVVAPSAIPYSPDSLTPREMTSDDIAKFKQDWVAAVKRALMAGFDAIEIHAAHGYLLNAFLSPASNQRTDQYGGSFENRIRLLLETVQSTRDIVPEDFPLLVRVPGTDYLEFDSSLPQWHIEEAAKLGQILAANGIDLIDISGGGLDSRQKITSGPGYQVPYAAAVKKAVKDTGVAVTSVGMITSGKQAQGYLSDDSVDAVLVGRGFLKDPNLVWHWADELDIDIHVASQYGWGFGMTRTHRHRKH; this is encoded by the exons ATGGGTTCAGTCGAAGCAAACGGTCACCAAaagatcctcatcaacgtcgGAGCCAAAAAT GTCCCCTTCTACACTCCCATTCAAGACCCTCCTGCAGGAACCCCCTGGGATGTCCAACCCGAAGGCAGCCTATTCTCCCCCCTCAAATTGCGAGGTCTAACGCTCCACAATCGTATCATCGTGTCACCAATGTGCCA ATACTCTGCTAAGGATGGCTACATGACCCCGTGGCACAAGCAGCACCTCGGAAGTTTCGCCGCACGTGGCCCtgggctcatcatcacagaaGTAAATGCGGTGTCACCAGAAGGACGAATCAGCCCTCAAGATGCCGGTATCTGGCAAGATGGACAAATCGAACCTCTGAAGGAGATTGTGGATTTTGTCCACAGCCAGGGTGCAAGGATTGCGATTCAGATGGGCCATGCGGGAAGAAAAGCGAGTACTGTTGTGCCCTGGCTGGACCGCAAGAACACAGCTGTCAAAGAG GCTGGTGGCTGGCCGGACGAAGTGGTTGCACCAAGTGCAATTCCCTACAGCCCAGACTCTCTCACTCCCAGGGAGATGACAAGCGATGACATTGCCAAATTCAAGCAAGATTGGGTGGCTGCTGTGAAAAGAGCACTCATGGCCGGCTTTGAT GCCATCGAAATCCACGCTGCCCATGGTTATCTCCTAAACGCATTCCTCTCCCCAGCCTCAAACCAACGAACAGACCAGTACGGAGGATCTTTCGAGAACCGTATTCGTCTCCTTCTAGAGACTGTTCAATCCACTCGCGATATCGTCCCCGAGGACTTTCCCCTTCTTGTCCGCGTGCCAGGAACAGATTACCTCGAGTTCGATTCGTCCTTACCACAGTGGCATATCGAAGAAGCCGCAAAGCTCGGTCAAATCCTCGCCGCAAACGGCATCGATCTGATTGACATTTCAGGCGGTGGTTTGGATAGTCGTCAGAAAATCACTTCTGGCCCCGGATATCAAGTCCCGTATGCTGCCGCCGTAAAgaaagctgtcaaggacacCGGAGTTGCTGTGACTTCGGTTGGAATGATTACTTCTGGAAAGCAGGCCCAGGGCTATCTGAGTGATGACTCTGTAGATGCTGTCTTGGTGGGACGGGGGTTCCTCAAGGACCCTAATCTTGTCTGGCACTGGGCGGATGAACTGGATATTGACATCCACGTCGCTTCTCAAT ATGGCTGGGGTTTTGGAATGACCCGTACTCACCGACACAGAAAGCATTAA
- a CDS encoding Cu2+-exporting ATPase, which translates to MGCDCCGPPASAAELVTAETPPPSDIGSCKDACCDGGDAGTEVKEEEPANKERDDDCCASGSCEEPNKDDAPECCRGKTSPCCNASCIDRIAIRECELSASHKPDATGCGSSSSSCNGVADGKACSKHSLSALDRYGATLKALGCICRALIALGQESCCETKGRSVITKQCSKKSSSRSLIRTSTDSCCSTGSVTEEKAAENRLRLRKGSNESVRSAKQLSIKESCTKSCCSAVKPDKEATPKKSANSCCSGDNARSKSPEPRPVKDKDKDGCSGGCGSKKAAPKSPLTEKNCAKNCCSDGDLSKKIVGSGGCPDKCCTTQPEEPFTAKNGLMAEVAKSNCPKSCCDEEISAIVDELPKSTCASSCCEPTEKIITKSSNSCADSCCEKAPSVICQDSPADACCVPTSPKGMKIETVQNPEDIENQTKGKEHVVLSISGMTCTGCETKLNRTLATVPAVNDLKTSLVLSRAEFNIDLRFGSVDEVIKHLERTTEFKCERLQTKGSSLNFIVNGSTSEFIGQKWPEGVLDMSLVDKDTVRVSFDPKIVGARDLAERSWDPPVKLAPPRGDSSLEAGSKHVRLVGYTTLLSAVLTIPVLVMAWAPLPEREVAYSSASLALATIIQIVIAGPFYAKAIKALVFSRVIEMDLLIVLSTSAAYVFSVVSFGYLIAGKPLSTGQFFETSTLLVTLIMVGRWVAALARQKAVESISIRSLQSSTAILVDETTGTEREIDARLLQYGDVFKVLPDTRIPTDGTVMSGSSEVDESMLTGESKPVEKHFKSVVIAGSINGPGVMTVRLNRLPSDNTINAIAAMVDEAKLSKPKLQDLADRVASYFVPVVVVLTVITFVIWVAIGVTVRGYGGSKATTEAITYAIAVLIVSCPCAIGLAVPMVIVILSGIAAERGIIFKSADAIEVAHKTSHVVFDKTGTLTQGKLSVVANECVDESTLPLLLGLIDNSRHPVSMAVTGYLRSIGIEPSFVGEPKSLTGKGVEAVVKGQRLKAGNSTWLNLSNDPLVQSMLSQGYTVFCFTINDELQAVYSLQDEPRKDAFATVEALHMRGISVHVVSGDDDSAVQNIATKLNIPRDSVRSRTSPSGKRDYIQTLLGTSTDRKKPVVVFCGDGTNDAVALAQATIGVHMNEGTDVAQSAADVVLMRPNLSGIINMIDASRKSVNRIKFNFGWSFVYNTFAVLLAAGAFVNARIPPEYAGLGELVSVLPVILAAVLLRWSKI; encoded by the exons ATGGGATGCGACTGCTGTGGCCCTCCCGCATCAGCTGCGGAGTTGGTCACTGCTGAGACGCCTCCTCCAAGCGATATCGGAAGTTGCAAGGATGCTTGCTGTGATGGAGGCGACGCTGGGACTGAAGTtaaagaggaagagccagcAAACAAGGAACGGGATGATGATTGTTGTGCTTCTGGTAGCTGTGAAGAGCCGAACAAGGATGACGCACCGGAATGCTGCCGCGGAAAAACAAGCCCATGCTGCAATGCTTCTTGCATTGATCGTATCGCCATACGAGAGTGTGAGCTCAGTGCTTCTCACAAGC CGGATGCAACGGGCTGCGGCAGCTCTAGCTCCAGCTGCAATGGCGTAGCTGACGGCAAGGCATGCAGCAAGCACAGTCTATCTGCTCTCGACCGCTACGGTGCAACTCTGAAGGCGCTCGGATGCATCTGCCGCGCTCTCATTGCTTTGGGTCAAGAGTCTTGCTGCGAGACCAAAGGCCGCTctgtcatcaccaagcaaTGCTCCAAGAAGTCGTCTTCCCGCTCTCTGATCCGCACTTCAACGGACTCTTGCTGCAGCACCGGCTCTGTTACGGAAGAAAAGGCTGCGGAGAACCGTCTTCGCTTACGAAAGGGTTCCAATGAGAGTGTCAGGTCCGCCAAACAGCTGTCGATCAAGGAGAGCTGCACTAAGTCGTGCTGTTCCGCTGTTAAGCCCGACAAAGAAGCGACCCCTAAGAAGTCTGCCAACTCATGCTGTTCGGGAGACAACGCCAGATCTAAGTCTCCTGAACCAAGAcctgtcaaagacaaagacaaggacgGCTGTTCTGGTGGGTGTGGttccaagaaggctgcaCCCAAGAGCCCACTCACCGAAAAGAATTGTGCCAAAAACTGCTGCAGCGATGGTGATCTTTCCAAGAAAATCGTTGGAAGCGGCGGGTGTCCCGATAAATGCTGCACAACTCAGCCGGAAGAGCCATTCACAGCCAAGAATGGACTAATGGCTGAAGTTGCAAAGAGCAACTGCCCAAAGTCCTGCTGTGACGAAGAAATATCGGCGATCGTCGATGAGCTACCCAAGTCCACATGTGCCAGTTCCTGCTGTGAGCCAactgagaagatcatcaccaAATCTTCCAACAGCTGTGCCGATTCTTGCTGCGAGAAGGCTCCATCTGTCATCTGTCAAGACTCTCCAGCCGATGCTTGTTGCGTTCCTACGTCGCCCAAGGGAATGAAGATTGAGACAGTTCAAAATCCCGAAGATATAGAGAACCAGacaaaaggaaaagaacatGTGGTTCTCAGCATCTCTGGTATGACATGTACTGGTTGTgagaccaagctcaacagAACTCTCGCTACAGTCCCAGCTGTCAATGATCTGAAGACCAGTCTCGTTCTCTCACGTGCCGAGTTTAACATTGATCTTCGCTTCGGCTCCGTTGATGAGGTTATCAAGCATCTTGAGCGAACCACTGAGTTCAAATGTGAAAGACTTCAGACGAAAGGGTCTAGCTTGAATTTCATCGTGAATGGCAGCACGTCTGAGTTTATTGGCCAAAAATGGCCCGAAGGAGTTCTGGATATGAGTCTTGTCGACAAAGATACTGTTCGAGTCTCATTTGATCCCAAGATCGTCGGAGCGCGAGACCTTGCTGAAAGATCTTGGGACCCTCCAGTTAAACTTGCACCTCCTCGTGGTGATTCGTCGCTTGAAGCGGGCAGTAAACATGTTCGCCTTGTTGGGTACACCACTCTTTTATCTGCTGTTCTTACAATTCCTGTTCTGGTCATGGCTTGGGCTCCGCTTCCTGAGAGAGAGGTCGCATACTCTTCGGCTTCCCTGGCTTTGGCCACCATTATTCAGATTGTGATTGCTGGGCCTTTCTACGCGAAAGCTATCAAGGCTTTGGTCTTTTCCAGAGTCATCGAGATGGACTTGTTGATTGTTTTGAGCACAAGTGCAGCCTACGTCTTCTCAGTTGTGTCATTTGGATATCTCATTGCAGGCAAGCCCCTCTCAACTGGCCAATTCTTCGAGACTTCCACTCTGCTCGTCACCTTGATCATGGTCGGACGGTGGGTCGCAGCACTTGCTCGACAGAAGGCAGTTGAATCCATCTCCATTCGATCACTCCAATCCTCAACTGCCATTCTGGTCGACGAGACGACCGGCACGGAGCGGGAGATAGACGCCCGACTTCTTCAGTACGGCGATGTCTTCAAAGTCCTACCGGATACTAGGATCCCAACAGATGGAACAGTCATGAGTGGTTCGTCTGAGGTCGATGAATCGATGCTAACAGGCGAGTCCAAGCCCGTGGAGAAGCACTTCAAGAGTGTTGTCATTGCAGGGTCTATCAATGGCCCTGGAGTCATGACAGTTCGCCTAAACCGCTTGCCGAgcgacaacaccatcaacgCAATCGCTGCTATGGTCGATGAAGCCAAACTATCAAAGCCAAAGCTACAGGATCTTGCGGACCGAGTGGCCTCGTATTTCGTCCCCgtggttgtggtgttgaCTGTTATCACTTTTGTTATTTGGGTTGCAATTGGCGTAACAGTCCGTGGCTATGGTGGCTCAAAGGCAACGACGGAAGCAATCACATACGCCATTGCCGTTCTCATCGTGTCCTGTCCTTGCGCGATCGGACTTGCAGTACCAATGGTCATTGTTATCTTGAGCGGAATCGCAGCAGAAAGGGGCATCATTTTTAAATCTGCAGATGCTATTGAAGTTGCTCACAAGACATCTCACgttgtctttgacaagactggAACCTTGACTCAGGGAAAGCTTTCTGTCGTTGCAAATGAGTGTGTCGATGAAAgtactcttcctctccttttAGGCCTGATAGATAACAGTCGTCATCCAGTCTCCATGGCTGTTACGGGCTACCTTAGGAGTATTGGTATCGAACCTTCGTTCGTGGGTGAGCCGAAGAGCTTGACCGGTAAAGGCGTTGAAGCAGTTGTAAAGGGTCAGAGGTTGAAAGCTGGAAACTCTACATGGCTCAATCTCTCGAATGATCCTCTTGTTCAGTCTATGCTTTCTCAAGGTTACACCGTCTTTTGTTTCACAATCAACGACGAGCTGCAGGCCGTGTACAGTCTTCAAGACGAGCCTCGGAAGGACGCCTTTGCGACGGTTGAAGCCCTGCACATGCGAGGCATCTCAGTCCATGTGgtttctggtgatgatgattcaGCTGTTCAGAACATAGCAACCAAGTTGAACATCCCACGAGACAGTGTCCGCTCAAGGACTTCACCTTCTGGCAAAAGGGATTACATCCAAACTCTCCTCGGCACTTCCACTGATCGCAAGAAACCAGTCGTCGTGTTCTGCGGCGACGGTACAAACGATGCAGTAGCTCTCGCCCAAGCCACTATCGGTGTTCACATGAATGAAGGCACAGATGTAGCCCAGTCCGCGGCCGACGTCGTTCTCATGCGTCCCAATCTAAGCGGTATTATCAACATGATAGACGCGAGTCGAAAGTCGGTCAACCGCATCAAGTTTAATTTCGGATGGAGCTTCGTGTACAACACTTTTGCCGTTCTCCTAGCTGCTGGTGCATTCGTCAATGCCAGAATTCCACCGGAATATGCAGGTCTTGGAGAATTGGTGAGCGTTCTGCCGGTTATTCTTGCGGCTGTGCTTCTGCGCTGGTCGAAGATCTAG
- a CDS encoding glutathione S-transferase, translating to MLRFVFIDMQMQGIRIRSSRVFSSSSLLRPQQQQSIRFITSIKASSFKPSLLTQVQPPHQIRMASTGKVTDWVKPGDTSGEFKRQVSSFRDWISRDPNAKYPAEAGRYHLYVSYACPWACRTLIARKLKGLEDIISYSVVHWHLGEGGWRFVSKDEDVPGENVIPDPIKGHEGFTHLKDIYFESEKNYDGRYTVPVLFDKKTNRIVSNESSEILRMLGTEFDDMLDEKYRAIQLYPEDLQKQIEEVHEWQYGGINNGVYKSGFATTSEAYERNVVALFEALDRAEKHLSEQQGPYWFGDKISEVDIRLFVTIIRFDPVYVQHFKCNIRDIRSGYPALHKWMRNLYWNDPAFKDTTQFDHIKWHYTRSHTQINPFSITPVGPLPHILPLEEEVTAAQKK from the exons ATGCTCCGATTCGTTTTTATAGACATGCAAATGCAAGGAATTCGAATTCGATCATCTCGAGTTTTCAGCAGCAGTTCCCTCCTGAGACCACAGCAGCAACAATCGATCAGATTCATCACATCTATCAAAGCATCATCGTTTAAACCGTCCCTCCTCACTCAGGTTCAGCCCCCACATCAAATCAGAATG GCAAGCACTGGTAAGGTCACTGACTGGGTCAAGCCCGGTGACACATCTGGCGAGTTCAAGCGTCAAGTCAGCTCATTCCGAGACTGGATCTCTCGCGACCCCAATGCCAAGTACCCTGCTGAGGCTGGCCGATATCACCTCTATGTGAGCTACGCATGCCCTTGGGCGTGCCGCACACTCATCGCCCGCAAACTTAAGGGtcttgaagacatcatctccTACTCAGTTGTGCATTGGCATCTCGGTGAGGGAGGCTGGCGATTTGtttccaaggatgaggacgtTCCCGGTGAGAATGTGATTCCTGATCCCATCAAGGGCCATGAGGGGTTCACTCACTTGAAGGATATTTActttgagagtgagaagaacTATGACGGTCGATACACCGTGCCAGTTCTGtttgacaagaagacaaacCGAATTGTGAGCAACGAGAGCAGTGAAATTCTGCGAATGCTTGGTACTGAG TTTGATGACatgctggatgagaagtaCAGGGCCATTCAGCTGTACCCCGAAGATCTCCAGAAGCAAATTGAGGAGGTCCATGAGTGGCAATACGGcggcatcaacaatggcGTTTACAAGTCTGGATTCGCAACCACGAGTGAAGCCTACGAGCGCAATGTCGTGGCCCTCTTTGAAGCTCTGGACCGCGCTGAGAAGCATCTCTCTGAGCAACAAGGCCCCTACTGGTTCGGCGACAAGATTAGCGAAGTCGACATTCGACTATTCGTCACGATTATTCGCTTCGATCCCGTCTACGTGCAGCACTTCAAGTGCAACATCCGCGACATTCGCTCAGGATACCCAGCTCTGCACAAGTGGATGCGAAACCTTTACTGGAACGATCCCGCGTTCAAGGATACTACGCAGTTTGACCATATCAAGTGGCACTACACCCGGAGCCACACTCAGATCAACCCTTTCTCTATCACGCCTGTTGGACCTCTGCCGCATATTCTGCcgcttgaggaggaggtgaCTGCTGCGCAGAAGAAATAG
- a CDS encoding dihydroorotate oxidase has protein sequence MSAALFRSRAAVSGTRIASSARPVIPRSQLVQRRNASSSSSAGDGAALKLALYGTVGAAALYGSYLYATDTRAFFHRWVVPPFIRWAFPDAEDAHHAGTVALKMTYEFNLHPRERDTTLDSPELAVNVFGTEVSNPIGISAGLDKDAEIPDVLFELGAGVVEVGGCTPLPQEGNPKPRVFRVRSLDGMVNRYGLNSRGADDMAIRLRDRLRRFARSLGVTEKDVLNGEANVPPGSLRKGRLFAVQIAKNKETDERDEKAIADDYVYCVRRLARYADVLVVNVSSPNTPGLRDLQATEPLTRLLSAVVDEAAKTDRKQRPKVMVKVSPDEDEDTQMEGIVEAVHRSGVDGVIVGNTTKRRDGLVPEGIKLTAQEQKNLMETGGYSGPAMYSRTLDLVRRYRKLLDSRSFAATTGSPQKVIFATGGITNGEQARNILNAGASVAMIYTAMTYGGAGTVTRIKRELKDGGKN, from the coding sequence ATGTCTGCCGCTCTCTTCAGATCACGAGCTGCCGTCTCCGGCACCCGAATTGCCTCCTCCGCCCGTCCTGTCATTCCTAGGTCACAGCTCGTCCAGCGCCGCAAcgcatcatcttcctcttcggccGGTGACGGAGCTGCTCTCAAGCTTGCTCTCTACGGCactgttggtgctgctgctctATACGGCTCATACCTCTATGCCACCGACACCCGAGCTTTCTTCCACCGTTGGGTTGTTCCGCCATTCATTCGCTGGGCTTTCCCTGACGCCGAGGACGCTCATCATGCCGGTACCGTAGCGCTGAAGATGACTTATGAGTTTAACCTTCACCCTCGAGAGCGCGACACGACCCTCGACTCCCCTGAGCTCGCCGTCAATGTATTTGGAACCGAAGTGTCGAACCCAATTGGAATCTCTGCGGGTCTTgacaaggatgctgagatccCAGATGTactctttgagcttggagctggtgtcgttgaggttggaggctgcactcctcttcctcaagaggGCAACCCTAAGCCTCGAGTTTTCCGTGTtcgcagccttgatggcatGGTGAACCGATATGGTCTGAACTCTCGCGGAGCCGACGACATGGCTATTCGACTTAGGGATAGACTTCGACGATTCGCTCGATCTCTTGGTGTGACTGAGAAGGATGTTCTCAATGGAGAGGCCAATGTTCCTCCTGGAAGTCTGCGCAAGGGCCGTCTTTTCGCTGTtcagatcgccaagaacaaggagacGGATGAACGGGAtgagaaggccattgccgaTGACTACGTATACTGTGTGCGAAGACTAGCTCGCTACGCTGATGTTCTGGTCGTCAATGTTAGCAGCCCTAACACACCTGGTCTGCGTGACCTTCAAGCTACTGAGCCCTTGACAAGGCTCCTCAGCGCTGTAGTTGACGAGGCTGCCAAGACTGACCGAAAACAAAGGCCCAAGGTCATGGTCAAGGTGTCacctgatgaggatgaggatacTCAAATGGAGGGTATCGTTGAGGCTGTTCACCGAAGTGGTGTTGACGGAGTCATTGTGGGCAACACGACCAAGAGACGAGATGGTCTTGTTCCTGAGGGTATTAAGCTCACTGCTCAGGAGCAAAAGAACCTCATGGAGACTGGTGGCTACTCGGGCCCTGCTATGTACAGCCGAACACTCGATCTTGTTCGACGATACCGCAAGTTGCTAGACTCGCGTTCTTTCGCAGCAACGACTGGATCGCCACAAAAGGTCATCTTTGCTACAGGAGGCATCACCAATGGCGAGCAGGCACGCAACATTCTCAACGCTGGCGCGAGCGTAGCCATGATCTACACAGCGATGACATATGGTGGTGCGGGTACTGTGACCAGGATCAAGCGGGAGTTAAAAGATGGTGGAAAGAATTAG
- a CDS encoding oxidoreductase, producing MCQYSAKDGYMTPWHKQHLGSFAARGPGLIITEVNAVSPEGRISPQDAGIWQDGQIEPLKEIVDFVHSQGARIAIQMGHAGRKASTVVPWLDRKNTAVKEAGGWPDEVVAPSAIPYSPDSLTPREMTSDDIAKFKQDWVAAVKRALMAGFDAIEIHAAHGYLLNAFLSPASNQRTDQYGGSFENRIRLLLETVQSTRDIVPEDFPLLVRVPGTDYLEFDSSLPQWHIEEAAKLGQILAANGIDLIDISGGGLDSRQKITSGPGYQVPYAAAVKKAVKDTGVAVTSVGMITSGKQAQGYLSDDSVDAVLVGRGFLKDPNLVWHWADELDIDIHVASQYGWGFGMTRTHRHRKH from the exons ATGTGCCA ATACTCTGCTAAGGATGGCTACATGACCCCGTGGCACAAGCAGCACCTCGGAAGTTTCGCCGCACGTGGCCCtgggctcatcatcacagaaGTAAATGCGGTGTCACCAGAAGGACGAATCAGCCCTCAAGATGCCGGTATCTGGCAAGATGGACAAATCGAACCTCTGAAGGAGATTGTGGATTTTGTCCACAGCCAGGGTGCAAGGATTGCGATTCAGATGGGCCATGCGGGAAGAAAAGCGAGTACTGTTGTGCCCTGGCTGGACCGCAAGAACACAGCTGTCAAAGAG GCTGGTGGCTGGCCGGACGAAGTGGTTGCACCAAGTGCAATTCCCTACAGCCCAGACTCTCTCACTCCCAGGGAGATGACAAGCGATGACATTGCCAAATTCAAGCAAGATTGGGTGGCTGCTGTGAAAAGAGCACTCATGGCCGGCTTTGAT GCCATCGAAATCCACGCTGCCCATGGTTATCTCCTAAACGCATTCCTCTCCCCAGCCTCAAACCAACGAACAGACCAGTACGGAGGATCTTTCGAGAACCGTATTCGTCTCCTTCTAGAGACTGTTCAATCCACTCGCGATATCGTCCCCGAGGACTTTCCCCTTCTTGTCCGCGTGCCAGGAACAGATTACCTCGAGTTCGATTCGTCCTTACCACAGTGGCATATCGAAGAAGCCGCAAAGCTCGGTCAAATCCTCGCCGCAAACGGCATCGATCTGATTGACATTTCAGGCGGTGGTTTGGATAGTCGTCAGAAAATCACTTCTGGCCCCGGATATCAAGTCCCGTATGCTGCCGCCGTAAAgaaagctgtcaaggacacCGGAGTTGCTGTGACTTCGGTTGGAATGATTACTTCTGGAAAGCAGGCCCAGGGCTATCTGAGTGATGACTCTGTAGATGCTGTCTTGGTGGGACGGGGGTTCCTCAAGGACCCTAATCTTGTCTGGCACTGGGCGGATGAACTGGATATTGACATCCACGTCGCTTCTCAAT ATGGCTGGGGTTTTGGAATGACCCGTACTCACCGACACAGAAAGCATTAA